In Ascaphus truei isolate aAscTru1 unplaced genomic scaffold, aAscTru1.hap1 HAP1_SCAFFOLD_571, whole genome shotgun sequence, the following proteins share a genomic window:
- the LOC142485371 gene encoding LOW QUALITY PROTEIN: uncharacterized protein LOC142485371 (The sequence of the model RefSeq protein was modified relative to this genomic sequence to represent the inferred CDS: inserted 1 base in 1 codon) — protein MDETQVLQWDDDNDDEEGAASGERPVASLHMLSGTYGPAQDFPIYPGQNVVGRHANCHVTLPAQSVSKQHAVLDAQPGCHYVCDRGSLNRTRLRRKALAPHVRYALSHGDLLLFADVACRFTTPEGSEREGEGESEGDSIVVPGTQVTLALEKTPGAAVRRMGRGGVLAVDSGEEDEEEGGVQGDAGEGGDAFTGGRDVRGLKLTNRLQFIADFGSSRGGGRVSTAGTLFSPAPDTVVPESDEDNDTSTSEPHFPSLNLRCDSDTDTHESPARVGALATPSQNSVASPTIMGQRVQLTRDPGVSHVAGSRKPPTSERRTDVEGKMEPQGERDASDGRSRWRNVGFPFVAIQMVAPETQMYRNETDTDVEGDAASSRAAAKSGAAGLTVDGVTDVEDDAGAPKTAVETGDQLEVQRRTAGFHLDSDTDVEEDVKAPEADVQKRARAGSNGDTDTDVEDGARAVNADMKKSRTAEISLDSDTDVEEDVKDPNTDVKKRGAAGINMDSDTDVEEDVKDPNRDTDVKKRGTAGINMDSDTDVEEDVKAPNTDVEKKGTAGVLMDRRRQSPNTDVEKKGTAGVLMDSDTDVEEDDKVPNTDVKKRGAAGINMDSDTDVEKDVKAPNTDVKKRGTAGINMDSDTDVEEDVKDPNRDTDVKKRGTAGINMDSDTDVEEDVKDPNTDVEKKGTAGVLMDSDTDVEEDDXSANTDVKKRGAAGINMDSDTDVEEDVKDPNTDVEKKGTAGVLMDSDTDVEEDDKAPNTDVKKRGTAGINMDSDTDVEEDVKAPNTDVEKKGTAGVLMDSDTDVEEDYAKAPKPGGEPGTVAFHRDNDIDVTEGGKVPGAGVEQGGAARSDRDSGTDVAGEVQRRGTAGTPAGRKKRGGEEDHRRTSSEDAELEMLATQCYLEPQERDISADNVDEVATQAYIFSSTWAEPETFKRPEIPGGILQFPAMSLSTSEEETDDCALAETQSFCCETAQEEPKEETSRETVQPPVPGETCHGDAQPPSRGETSHGGETSQDDTQPISQYLATRPPHETGTWVRLKGEGPTRGWAGGACHERDCVGQEREERATEEEATQKYTLSVPATDGGATQPYSLSLPATDGGATQEGTLSVAVTDGGVTQEYTLSVPATDGGATQEGTPSVPATEQDPTPVSNEEKVQASLKRGLGRNKRRAREEMSQINSAQVAGEIAEPPLLPVTPSEGQKPEEAGAAGPGKGSSTRGEEEGAEKAEGRRRRTRGQEKDEKRAEEEATSKAAARRRNKMGGGGWALNVRGYRGGWKERRE, from the exons ATGGATGAGACTCAGGTCCTGCAGTGGGATGATGACAATGATGATGAAGAAGGAGCTGCGTCTGGGGAAAGACCTGTGGCATCTCTACACATGCTGAGTGGGACCTATGGGCCAGCACAAG acTTCCCCATCTACCCGGGCCAGAACGTGGTCGGGCGCCACGCCAACTGCCACGTGACCCTCCCCGCCCAGTCCGTGTCCAAGCAGCACGCCGTCCTGGACGCCCAGCCCGGCTGCCACTACGTCTGCGACCGCGGCAGCCTGAACCGCACCCGCCTGCGCAGGAAAGCCCTGGCGCCCCACGTGCGCTACGCCCTGAGCCACGGCGACCTCCTGCTCTTCGCCGACGTGGCCTGCCGCTTCACCACGCCGGAAGGGAgcgagcgggagggggagggggagagcgagggcgACTCCATTGTGGTGCCCGGCACGCAGGTGACGTTGGCGCTGGAGAAGACGCCGGGGGCGGCCGTGCGCAGGATGGGGCGGGGAGGTGTGCTGGCGGTGGACTCCggagaggaggatgaagaggaAGGAGGAGTGCAAGGtgacgcgggggaggggggagatgctttcacgggggggagggatgtgcgGGGCCTGAAGCTCACAAACCGTCTCCAATTCATTGCAGATTTCGGCTCGTCCAGAGGAGGCGGCCGGGTGTCCACCGCCGGCACCCTCTTCTCCCCCGCGCCCGACACCGTCGTGCCAGAGAG CGACGAGGATAACGACACTTCAACCTCTGAACCACATTTCCCGTCACTCAACCTCCGTTGTGACAGCGACACAGACACTCACGAGTCTCCGGCAAGGGTGGGCGCTCTTGCAACCCCCTCCCAGAACAGCGTCGCCTCTCCCACCATCATGGGACAGAGGGTCCAGTTGACAAGAGACCCCGGAGTATCGCACGTAGCCGGAAGCCGAAAGCCGCCGACCTCGGAGAGACGGACAGATGTTGAAGGAAAGATGGAACCGCAGGGGGAACGGGACGCGTCCGACGGAAGGAGCAGGTGGAGGAACGTAGGGTTTCCATTCGTGGCGATACAGATGGTGGCGCCCGAAACGCAGATGTACCGAAACGAGAC CGACACAGATGTTGAGGGAGACGCTGCGTCGTCGAGAGCCGCGGCGAAGAGCGGAGCAGCTGGATTGACTGTGGACGGTGTTACAGACGTGGAAGATGATGCTGGGGCCCCCAAAACGGCTGTGGAAACTGGGGACCAGTTGG AAGTGCAGAGGAGAACAGCAGGGTTTCACCTGGACAGTGATACGGACGTGGAAGAGGATGTCAAGGCCCCGGAAGCAGATGTGCAGAAGAGGGCCCGGGCTGGATCCAATGGTGACACTGATACAGATGTGGAAGACGGCGCCAGGGCCGTAAATGCAGATATGAAGAAGAGTAGAACAGCTGAAATTAGCCTGGACAGTGATACAGATGTTGAGGAAGACGTCAAAGACCCCAATACAGATGTGAAGAAGAGAGGAGCAGCTGGGATTAACATGGACAGCGATACAGATGTTGAGGAAGACGTTAAAGACCCCAATAGAGATACAGATGTGAAGAAGAGAGGAACAGCTGGGATTAACATGGACAGCGATACAGATGTTGAGGAAGATGTCAAAGCCCCCAATACAGATGTGGAGAAGAAGGGAACTGCTGGAGTTCTCATGGACA GAAGACGTCAAAGCCCTAATACAGATGTGGAGAAGAAGGGAACTGCTGGAGTTCTCATGGACAGCGATACAGATGTTGAGGAAGATGACAAAGTGCCCAATACAGATGTGAAGAAGAGAGGAGCAGCTGGGATTAACATGGACAGCGATACAGATGTTGAGAAAGACGTCAAAGCGCCCAATACAGATGTGAAGAAGAGAGGAACAGCTGGGATTAACATGGACAGCGATACAGATGTTGAGGAAGACGTTAAAGACCCCAATAGAGATACAGATGTGAAGAAGAGAGGAACAGCTGGGATTAACATGGACAGCGATACAGATGTTGAGGAAGACGTCAAAGACCCCAATACAGATGTGGAGAAGAAGGGAACTGCTGGAGTTCTCATGGACAGCGATACAGATGTTGAGGAAGATG AAAGCGCCAATACAGATGTGAAGAAGAGAGGAGCAGCAGGGATTAACATGGACAGCGATACAGATGTTGAGGAAGACGTCAAAGACCCCAATACAGATGTGGAGAAGAAGGGAACTGCTGGAGTTCTCATGGACAGCGATACAGATGTTGAGGAAGATGACAAAGCGCCCAATACAGATGTGAAGAAGAGAGGAACAGCTGGGATTAACATGGACAGCGATACAGATGTTGAGGAAGACGTCAAAGCGCCCAATACAGATGTGGAGAAGAAGGGAACTGCTGGAGTTCTCATGGACAGCGATACAGATGTTGAGGAAGACTATGCTAAAGCCCCCAAACCAGGTGGGGAGCCGGGCACAGTTGCTTTTCACCGGGACAACGATATCGATGTCACGGAAGGCGGCAAGGTCCCCGGTGCAGGCGTGGAGCAGGGAGGAGCAGCCAGAAGTGACCGGGACAGCGGTACAGACGTGGCGGGGGAGGTTCAGAGGCGGGGAACCGCTGGGACGCCTGCGGGCagaaagaagagagggggagaggaggaccaTCGGAGAACAAGCTCTGAAG ATGCAGAATTGGAGATGTTGGCCACACAATGTTACCTGGAGCCCCAGGAACGAGATATATCAG CAGATAACGTGGATGAGGTTGCCACGCAAGCTTACATCTTCAGTTCCACGTGGGCTGAACCGGAGACGTTCAAAC GTCCGGAAATCCCTGGTGGAATTCTGCAGTTCCCAGCGATGAGCT TGAGTACGTCGGAGGAAGAGACCGACGATTGCGCCCTCGCGGAGACGCAGTCCTTCTGCTGCGAGACGGCTCAGGAAGAACCCAAGGAAGAGACATCCAGAGAGACCGTCCAGCCTCCAGTCCCAGGCGAGACATGCCACGGGGACGCCCAGCCTCCCTCCCGAGGCGAGACATCCCACGGAGGCGAGACATCGCAGGACGACACTCAGCCCATCTCCCAGTACTTGGCCACGAGACCCCCACACGAGACGGGCACGTGGGTGCGCCTGAAGGGAGAGGGGCCCACGCGCGGGTGGGCAGGGGGTGCCTGTCACGAAAGAGACTGCGTTGGGCAGGAGAGAGAAGAGCGTGCTACAGAGGAAGAAGCCACGCAGAAGTATACATTGAGCGTGCCAGCCACGGATGGAGGTGCCACACAGCCTTATAGCCTGAGTCTCCCAGCCACGGATGGAGGTGCCACACAGGAGGGTACACTGAGTGTGGCAGTCACAGATGGAGGTGTCACGCAAGAGTATACCTTGAGCGTCCCAGCCACGGATGGGGGTGCCACACAGGAGGGTACACCGAGTGTGCCAGCCACGGAACAAGACCCCACGCCAGTGTCCAATGAAGAGAAGGTGCAGGCGTCATTAAAGAGAG GTCTGGGCAGGAACAAGAGGAGAGCGAGAGAAGAGATGTCACAGATTAACAGTGCACAG GTGGCGGGCGAGATCGCAGAGCCCCCTTTACTGCCCGTGACCCCATCGGAGGGGCAGAAACCGGAAGAGGCAGGGGCAGCAGGACCCGGCAAAGGTTCCAGTACgagaggagaagaagagggagCGGAGAAGGCAGAAGGCAGGAGGAGGAGAACGAGAGGGCAAGAAAAGGATGAGAAGAGAGCAGAGGAAGAGGCGACCAGCAAGGCGGCTGCAAGAAGGAGAAATAAAATGGGGGGCGGAGGCTGGGCCCTCAACGTCAGGGGCTACCGAGGGgggtggaaggaaaggagggaaTAG